A single region of the Polyangiaceae bacterium genome encodes:
- a CDS encoding glycoside hydrolase family 15 protein codes for MKLALIGNCAYQALIDDRANVVWLCWPRFDSSFVFGSLVDAERGGQFAVEAAGDYRTTQDYLPNTNILRTVFEREGDAFEVVDFAPRFQQYERYYKPTMLVRRLRRLSGEPVVRVRCDPTTDYGRSRPDAYVASNHIQWLIPGAQLRLTTNVPLSYIRESREFLLERDAYVVLTWGSPLEAPLAQTCETFLTNTRRYWEAWVKHTALPGSFQREVIRSALALKLHQYEDTGAITAATTTSIPEHLGSGRNWDYRYCWLRDSYFTLRAMRRIGHFEEMEQFVSFLKNLAEASPEHLQPVYGISGERELHEEVLSHLGGYQGSGPVRIGNAAYAQHQHDVYGEMIAAIAPMYLDVRFADHQPAGSVRLLRRLLTRLAETMEQPDAGIWEIRGDVRTHTFSLLMHWVGAVVAARIAQQAGAADIEGTARGLAARARSIMIERCYRSELGYYADSTATDNPDASLLMMINLGFLRRGHPHAEPHLRALARELKVRGPLLHRYRHHDGIGETLATFTVCGFWYVEALARLGFVAEAERGFEELMLHANHVGLFSEDLDPVSGEQLGNFPQTYSHVGLINAAFAISPLPLEVGDP; via the coding sequence GTGAAGCTCGCTCTGATCGGCAACTGCGCCTACCAAGCGCTGATCGACGATCGCGCCAACGTGGTGTGGCTGTGCTGGCCGCGGTTCGATTCCAGCTTCGTGTTCGGCAGTCTGGTGGATGCCGAACGCGGGGGACAGTTCGCGGTAGAAGCCGCGGGCGACTATCGAACCACGCAGGATTACCTGCCCAACACGAACATTCTGCGCACGGTCTTCGAGCGCGAGGGGGACGCCTTCGAGGTGGTGGATTTCGCCCCGCGTTTTCAGCAGTACGAGCGCTACTACAAGCCCACCATGCTGGTGCGCCGCTTGCGCCGCTTGTCCGGCGAGCCGGTCGTGCGCGTCCGCTGCGATCCCACCACGGACTACGGACGAAGCCGCCCGGACGCCTACGTCGCCAGCAACCACATCCAGTGGCTGATCCCCGGCGCCCAGCTGCGCCTCACCACCAACGTGCCGCTCTCCTACATCCGCGAGTCCCGCGAGTTCTTGTTGGAGCGTGACGCCTACGTGGTGCTCACCTGGGGCTCGCCGCTCGAAGCGCCGCTGGCGCAGACCTGCGAGACGTTCCTCACGAACACGCGTCGCTACTGGGAAGCGTGGGTCAAGCACACCGCGCTGCCGGGCAGCTTCCAGCGCGAGGTGATCCGCTCCGCCCTCGCCCTCAAGCTCCATCAGTACGAGGACACCGGCGCCATCACCGCAGCCACCACCACCAGCATCCCGGAGCACCTCGGCAGCGGCCGCAACTGGGACTATCGCTACTGTTGGCTCCGGGACTCCTATTTCACGCTGCGGGCCATGCGACGTATCGGCCACTTCGAAGAAATGGAGCAGTTCGTCTCCTTTCTGAAGAACCTGGCGGAGGCGTCCCCCGAGCACCTGCAGCCCGTGTACGGCATCAGCGGGGAGCGCGAGCTGCACGAGGAAGTGCTCTCCCACCTCGGCGGCTATCAGGGCAGCGGCCCCGTGCGCATCGGCAACGCCGCCTACGCGCAGCATCAGCACGACGTGTACGGCGAGATGATCGCCGCCATCGCGCCGATGTACCTGGACGTGCGCTTCGCCGATCACCAACCGGCGGGCTCCGTGCGCTTGCTGCGCCGGCTGCTCACGCGGCTCGCGGAGACGATGGAGCAACCAGACGCCGGCATTTGGGAGATCCGGGGTGACGTCCGCACCCACACCTTTTCCCTCTTGATGCACTGGGTCGGTGCCGTGGTGGCCGCGCGCATCGCCCAGCAGGCCGGCGCCGCCGACATCGAGGGCACCGCCCGCGGCCTGGCCGCTCGAGCGCGCAGCATCATGATCGAGCGCTGCTACCGAAGCGAGCTCGGCTACTACGCCGACTCCACGGCCACGGACAACCCGGACGCGTCCCTGCTCATGATGATCAACCTCGGCTTCTTGCGCCGAGGGCACCCTCACGCCGAGCCGCACCTGCGCGCTCTCGCTCGCGAGCTCAAGGTGCGCGGGCCGCTCTTACACCGCTACCGCCACCACGATGGCATCGGCGAGACCCTCGCCACCTTCACGGTGTGCGGCTTCTGGTACGTAGAGGCCCTCGCGCGCCTCGGCTTCGTGGCGGAGGCCGAGCGCGGCTTCGAGGAGCTGATGCTCCACGCCAACCACGTCGGCCTGTTCAGCGAGGATCTCGATCCCGTCAGCGGCGAGCAGCTCGGAAACTTCCCCCAGACCTACTCCCACGTCGGGCTGATCAACGCGGCGTTCGCCATCAGTCCCCTGCCGCTGGAGGTGGGAGATCCGTGA
- a CDS encoding SUMF1/EgtB/PvdO family nonheme iron enzyme, whose product MSRWSWVGVLWMSLGFFAVGAEFQGDRALAARNQDPARHLLAAGVVAPTASFVNTVAPAVTRNDARNSVTSEAHRDTAAAASPGVGDACPSGMVLVDGDYCTEVRHNCTKWLDDPKLPYARCAEYAQPAECVGKRVSMRYCIDRTEYTKPGDDKPLNWQSFVTASKVCKAQGKRICTESEWNFACEGEEMRPYPYGWKREPVCNQDRDDLYEANPRKQILKDNRMASDELSQCVSPFGVLNMVGNMDEPVLRENARFNPPYRNGLKGGWWMAARNRCRPATTKHDDYYNDIQVGVRCCSDLPGDDGAKG is encoded by the coding sequence ATGTCGCGCTGGAGCTGGGTCGGGGTGCTGTGGATGTCGTTGGGTTTCTTCGCTGTTGGCGCGGAATTCCAGGGAGATCGCGCCTTGGCTGCTCGTAACCAGGACCCCGCGCGGCACCTGCTGGCCGCTGGCGTGGTGGCGCCCACGGCCAGCTTCGTGAACACGGTGGCGCCGGCGGTGACGCGTAACGATGCGCGTAACAGTGTGACGTCGGAGGCCCACCGTGACACCGCTGCCGCGGCGTCACCGGGGGTAGGGGACGCATGCCCGAGCGGCATGGTCTTGGTGGATGGCGACTACTGCACCGAGGTCCGCCACAACTGCACCAAGTGGCTCGACGACCCGAAGCTGCCCTACGCCCGCTGCGCCGAATATGCGCAGCCGGCGGAGTGCGTCGGCAAGCGCGTGAGCATGCGCTACTGCATCGACCGCACGGAGTACACCAAGCCCGGCGACGACAAGCCCTTGAACTGGCAGAGCTTCGTGACGGCGAGCAAGGTGTGCAAGGCCCAGGGTAAGCGGATCTGCACCGAAAGTGAGTGGAATTTCGCTTGTGAGGGCGAGGAGATGCGCCCCTATCCCTACGGCTGGAAGCGGGAGCCCGTCTGCAACCAGGACCGCGACGACCTGTACGAGGCGAACCCCCGCAAGCAGATCCTGAAGGACAACCGCATGGCGAGCGACGAGCTGAGCCAGTGCGTGAGCCCGTTCGGTGTTCTCAACATGGTGGGCAACATGGACGAGCCGGTGCTGCGTGAGAACGCGCGCTTCAATCCGCCGTACCGAAACGGCCTCAAGGGCGGTTGGTGGATGGCGGCTCGCAATCGCTGTCGCCCTGCCACCACCAAGCACGACGACTACTACAACGACATCCAGGTGGGCGTGCGCTGCTGCAGCGACCTCCCAGGTGACGACGGCGCCAAGGGCTGA
- a CDS encoding bifunctional alpha,alpha-trehalose-phosphate synthase (UDP-forming)/trehalose-phosphatase: MPKARLIVASARLPVTVTRKADGWEAEPSTGGLVTALAAVAERRDFTWIGWPGTAIAEAERDAVSAELDKHGAVPVFVPKNDADGFYLGFSNRVLWPLFHNLPDKVHFEPAGYRAYHRVNEAFADAILEHTRPGDVVWVHDYQLALVPELLRRRGFQGLVGFFLHIPFPSDETYRQLPPREEILRGLLGSDFIGFHSYEYVSHFRAACLRVLGLESDVESIRMPSRRVRLGALPIGIDPQEIRDMARGEDAKRELESLREAYPGRKIVVGVDRLDYTKGIPKKLLAFEEFLRQHPKWRDQVVFIQIAAPSRTGVDEYRDLKRSVDELVGRINGRYGTSSSMPIVYVNQAVPRSRLVGLFEAAEVALVTPLRDGMNLVALEYVAARGDRGGTLILSEFAGAAHCLPGARLVSPHSVGEVADALFDALSQPPEPGAFAHMQRFVEENTSMAWAQRFLNELEGAASDQRPSSELLRMDAPDVQRMVRAAKRPLVLLDYDGTLRSYVVNPRDAVPSPRILRVLGRLAERATVYVISGRSQKVLDRWLGHLPIGLVAEHGLSMRLPGGDFENRVRVSGKTLQELVDPVFQNFVRRTPGSSVEYKEAAIAWHYRAADPEFASFQVRELLTVLEDLLKRRPYTVLNGNRVIEVRHRNVTKGQAVTSLLEHHNRADFVFCAGDDRTDEEMMEAIPGRFKNRSISCWVGSRNIHARYWVDSNLTLLDALERMYGLWDETKRAHGRAE; the protein is encoded by the coding sequence ATGCCGAAAGCGAGACTCATCGTAGCCTCGGCGCGGCTGCCCGTGACGGTCACGCGGAAGGCCGATGGCTGGGAAGCGGAGCCGAGCACCGGGGGATTGGTCACGGCCCTTGCCGCCGTGGCTGAGCGTCGGGACTTCACCTGGATCGGCTGGCCCGGAACCGCCATCGCCGAAGCCGAGCGCGACGCCGTGAGCGCCGAGCTCGACAAGCACGGCGCCGTGCCGGTGTTCGTCCCCAAGAACGACGCGGACGGTTTCTACCTGGGCTTCTCGAATCGAGTCCTGTGGCCCTTGTTCCACAACCTCCCGGACAAGGTGCACTTCGAGCCCGCGGGCTATCGCGCCTACCACCGCGTGAACGAGGCATTTGCCGACGCCATCCTGGAGCACACGCGGCCGGGGGACGTGGTGTGGGTCCATGACTACCAGCTGGCGTTGGTGCCCGAGCTCTTGCGGCGGCGGGGTTTCCAAGGGCTCGTCGGCTTCTTCCTCCACATCCCGTTCCCATCCGACGAGACCTATCGCCAGCTCCCTCCGCGGGAAGAGATCTTGCGCGGGCTGCTCGGCTCGGACTTCATCGGCTTTCACAGCTACGAGTACGTGAGCCATTTTCGCGCGGCGTGCCTGCGCGTGCTCGGCCTCGAGTCCGACGTGGAATCGATCCGCATGCCGTCGCGTCGGGTGCGGTTGGGCGCGCTGCCCATCGGCATCGACCCGCAGGAGATCCGCGACATGGCCCGCGGGGAGGACGCCAAGCGCGAGCTCGAGTCGCTGCGGGAAGCATATCCGGGGCGCAAGATCGTCGTGGGTGTGGATCGCCTGGACTACACCAAGGGCATTCCCAAGAAGCTCCTCGCGTTCGAGGAGTTCTTGCGCCAGCACCCCAAGTGGCGGGACCAGGTGGTCTTCATCCAGATCGCGGCTCCCTCACGTACCGGGGTGGACGAGTACCGCGACTTGAAGCGCAGCGTGGACGAGCTCGTCGGACGCATCAACGGGCGCTACGGCACCAGCAGCAGCATGCCCATCGTGTACGTGAATCAGGCGGTGCCCCGGAGCCGCCTGGTGGGTCTGTTCGAAGCCGCCGAGGTCGCGCTGGTGACGCCGCTCCGCGACGGCATGAACCTGGTGGCGCTGGAATACGTGGCAGCCCGGGGCGACCGTGGAGGCACGCTGATCCTCAGCGAGTTCGCCGGCGCGGCGCACTGCCTACCGGGCGCGCGGCTGGTGAGCCCCCACAGCGTGGGCGAGGTGGCGGACGCCCTGTTCGACGCCCTGAGCCAACCGCCGGAGCCCGGCGCGTTCGCGCACATGCAGCGCTTCGTGGAAGAGAACACCAGCATGGCCTGGGCCCAGCGCTTCTTGAACGAGCTCGAAGGCGCGGCGTCGGATCAGCGGCCGAGCTCCGAGCTCTTGCGCATGGACGCACCGGACGTCCAGCGCATGGTGCGCGCCGCGAAGCGGCCGCTGGTGCTCTTGGACTACGATGGGACCTTGCGCTCTTACGTCGTCAACCCCCGGGACGCCGTGCCCAGCCCGCGCATCCTGCGTGTGTTGGGCCGGCTGGCGGAGCGCGCCACGGTGTACGTCATCAGCGGGCGCAGCCAGAAGGTGCTCGACCGCTGGCTCGGCCATCTGCCCATCGGCCTGGTCGCCGAGCACGGTCTCTCCATGCGACTGCCCGGCGGCGACTTCGAGAACCGGGTGCGGGTCAGCGGCAAGACGCTGCAAGAGCTGGTCGACCCGGTGTTCCAGAACTTCGTGCGCCGCACGCCGGGTAGCAGCGTGGAGTACAAGGAGGCGGCGATCGCCTGGCACTATCGCGCCGCGGATCCCGAGTTCGCGTCGTTCCAGGTGCGGGAGCTGCTCACGGTCCTGGAAGATTTGCTCAAACGCCGGCCGTACACCGTGCTGAACGGCAACCGCGTGATCGAAGTGCGCCACCGCAACGTGACCAAGGGCCAAGCCGTCACGTCCCTCCTCGAGCACCACAATCGCGCGGACTTCGTGTTCTGCGCCGGCGATGACCGCACCGACGAAGAGATGATGGAGGCCATCCCCGGGCGCTTCAAGAATCGCTCGATCAGCTGTTGGGTGGGCAGCCGCAACATCCACGCGCGCTACTGGGTGGACTCGAACCTCACCCTGCTCGACGCCCTGGAGCGCATGTACGGACTTTGGGACGAGACCAAGCGAGCGCACGGTCGAGCCGAGTGA
- a CDS encoding VWA domain-containing protein, with amino-acid sequence MTKALKALAALVVVALAAGGIWWLGRATARALPPTVADLEVVHSGVLVSDNATVGSRRLSVGSTVVTDADGRARLRLDDGTTAVLDRDSEIRITEKGLALTRGRSFVVAAEDARTELSILEAKAVLSGANCGVDLDGATAHLYSANEEIVITAGGKEHKVHAGESATLTASAVEVAPAKTFDDWTGGLASPWGVNGTPRRAVGELWGRIPGAPAGDPGSPLTIRAHDVTATIDGEVAHTVLRTVYFNGGSSSVDGDYRIALPPGAIVSRFAWGSGDRMAEAKIALAERKQVELRPVAAVLEWAGDGWLRGNLPGVPSGATTIVEIEYTEWLAPKKANGKLTVQYRYPLAAAADPPLIGEFSAHVDASASRPKSIAAGYGATPKGDVVELRRPDFRPSADLVVDVEIPDFESDARSYVAKAEKDDDAKTVVVRTEAPAAAPGAGATVVLVVDTSGSAEPALLEVSRAFVNAVLDALGPKDRAMVLAADQTARPVGPKDLGPVDAARKKAVREALDKLQPGGATDIGRALEAGADALPADAPSGIVVYVGDGWPTLGDPTVEAIEARLSRRSGGVPRLAAAAVGPLSNRAAFAALTRGAGPLLEIVDQGEAAGAAATLVSEALRPTVANLELDLGPEVEMVYPRTARAAVAGTTVTAVGRVRERMPSAVVVRWRDAAGSHEDRRLLSLRTAPDEGDARRRWAAARVEEVMLTGKGREAATDVAFEAGLITPWTGLRIGSGPYVASSFETRLLDLGGESAFLTPSQRLGALSNVPAEIPDTDTDAVTLEHALGAAAVRVLDSASGSIRACRDSRAALRPELAGHLAVSFGLDGDGTASDVRVRGTSSEADDAALNRCVEVVVGGLSYPKLGIQVRIKVDRDIELPPPRAGGQRVKCSATSRLPLPLRRGIWRERLSRQGPSPTFLEARKSCELSNWSAERALLELVLSTTTGGVARVGVARDLEKAGEAEAARFLRREAVRRAASPEELDAVRRELLGDERYPIATFKKRYRAESNDAGRLAVVRRFLSLAPHDAGLRRRMLALLEALGKKDELTAEIRQIRVDPFADAELLADAASILRRIGSELEARRTFGELTERAPSDPWARAFLGDRLRNEGWFDDAAAAYAALDQIMPDDPGALVRLALAHAGAGRLDIARRLLSRVAQTGGRAGNEKLAELSSLLSSVLLAEARGNPKTSKEDAARLTAAALEVARPTRGVSVLVFAPAATVRLSTEVVRDAGKEGASTPPDVAAEGIGVYALSFDPSGTGAVRLELSRPEALAPTRATPVRIRALAMDGNPATPPTLVSTDVTLPIDGKPVKVGWRDGKLVTL; translated from the coding sequence GTGACTAAGGCGCTGAAGGCTCTGGCCGCTCTCGTCGTGGTCGCCTTGGCCGCCGGCGGCATCTGGTGGCTCGGTCGCGCCACGGCGCGCGCGCTGCCTCCCACAGTGGCGGATCTCGAGGTGGTCCACTCCGGGGTGTTGGTGTCCGACAACGCTACCGTGGGCTCACGCCGGCTGTCCGTCGGCTCCACCGTGGTCACCGACGCCGACGGTCGCGCACGGCTTCGGCTCGACGACGGGACCACCGCCGTTTTGGACCGCGACTCGGAGATCCGAATCACGGAGAAGGGTCTGGCCCTGACCCGGGGCCGCTCCTTCGTAGTGGCTGCCGAGGACGCCCGCACGGAGCTGTCCATCTTGGAGGCGAAGGCGGTCCTCAGCGGCGCCAACTGCGGCGTGGACCTCGACGGCGCGACGGCACACCTGTACTCCGCCAACGAAGAGATCGTCATCACCGCGGGCGGCAAGGAGCACAAGGTGCACGCCGGCGAGAGCGCCACGCTCACCGCGTCCGCCGTGGAAGTGGCACCGGCAAAGACCTTCGACGACTGGACCGGTGGGCTCGCTTCCCCTTGGGGCGTGAACGGAACGCCGCGCCGTGCGGTGGGTGAGCTCTGGGGGCGCATCCCGGGAGCGCCCGCGGGAGATCCCGGCTCGCCGCTCACCATTCGCGCTCACGACGTGACGGCTACCATCGACGGCGAAGTGGCCCACACCGTGCTCCGCACGGTCTACTTCAACGGTGGTTCGAGCTCCGTCGACGGCGACTACCGCATTGCGCTGCCGCCGGGCGCCATCGTCTCGCGCTTCGCCTGGGGGAGCGGCGACCGCATGGCGGAGGCGAAGATCGCGCTGGCCGAGCGCAAGCAGGTGGAGCTCCGCCCCGTGGCGGCGGTGCTGGAGTGGGCCGGTGACGGGTGGCTGCGCGGCAACCTGCCCGGAGTCCCGAGCGGCGCCACCACCATCGTGGAGATCGAATACACCGAGTGGCTGGCGCCCAAAAAGGCGAACGGGAAGCTGACCGTCCAGTACCGCTACCCCCTCGCGGCCGCGGCGGATCCGCCGCTCATCGGCGAGTTCTCGGCCCACGTCGACGCCAGCGCGTCGCGTCCCAAGTCCATCGCGGCAGGCTACGGTGCCACACCGAAGGGTGACGTGGTGGAGCTTCGCCGGCCGGACTTCCGGCCCTCGGCGGATCTCGTGGTCGACGTCGAGATCCCCGACTTCGAGTCCGACGCGCGTTCCTACGTGGCCAAGGCGGAGAAGGACGACGACGCGAAGACCGTGGTCGTTCGAACCGAAGCGCCGGCGGCGGCCCCAGGCGCGGGGGCGACGGTGGTGCTCGTGGTGGACACCTCCGGCAGCGCGGAACCGGCGCTCTTGGAGGTGTCGCGCGCCTTCGTGAACGCCGTGCTCGATGCCCTCGGGCCCAAGGACCGCGCGATGGTGCTCGCCGCAGATCAGACCGCGCGGCCGGTGGGCCCGAAGGATCTCGGTCCGGTGGACGCCGCGCGCAAGAAGGCCGTGCGCGAGGCGCTGGACAAGTTGCAGCCCGGGGGCGCGACGGACATCGGTCGCGCTCTCGAGGCCGGGGCCGACGCACTACCCGCCGACGCCCCCAGTGGCATCGTCGTCTACGTCGGCGATGGTTGGCCCACGCTGGGCGACCCCACGGTGGAAGCCATCGAGGCCCGGCTGTCGCGCCGCAGCGGCGGCGTGCCTCGCCTGGCCGCAGCGGCGGTGGGGCCATTGTCGAACCGCGCCGCCTTCGCCGCGCTCACGCGTGGCGCGGGGCCGCTCCTCGAGATCGTGGATCAAGGAGAGGCTGCCGGCGCCGCCGCCACGCTGGTGAGCGAAGCCCTGCGGCCCACGGTCGCAAACCTCGAGCTCGATCTCGGGCCCGAGGTCGAAATGGTCTACCCGCGCACGGCCCGCGCGGCCGTTGCCGGCACCACCGTGACGGCGGTCGGTCGCGTGCGCGAGCGCATGCCGAGCGCAGTGGTGGTGCGCTGGCGAGACGCCGCCGGCAGCCACGAAGACCGCCGCCTGTTGTCCTTGCGCACGGCGCCAGACGAAGGCGACGCGCGGCGCCGTTGGGCCGCCGCGCGCGTGGAAGAAGTGATGCTCACCGGCAAAGGCCGAGAAGCCGCCACCGACGTGGCCTTCGAGGCCGGGCTGATCACGCCGTGGACTGGTCTCCGCATCGGCTCCGGCCCCTACGTCGCCAGCAGCTTCGAGACGCGACTGCTCGATCTGGGAGGCGAGTCCGCCTTCTTGACGCCGAGCCAGCGGCTGGGAGCCCTGAGCAACGTTCCGGCGGAGATCCCCGACACCGACACCGACGCAGTGACCTTGGAGCACGCCCTCGGTGCCGCTGCCGTACGGGTGCTCGACTCCGCGTCCGGCAGCATTCGCGCCTGTCGCGACTCCCGCGCCGCGCTGCGCCCCGAGCTCGCGGGGCACCTGGCCGTGAGCTTCGGCCTCGATGGCGACGGCACGGCGAGCGACGTGCGGGTGCGTGGCACCTCGTCGGAGGCCGACGACGCCGCGCTCAATCGCTGCGTGGAGGTCGTCGTCGGCGGGCTTTCGTACCCGAAGCTCGGCATCCAGGTCCGCATCAAGGTCGATCGCGACATCGAGCTGCCTCCCCCGCGCGCCGGCGGGCAGCGCGTGAAGTGCTCCGCTACCTCCCGGCTGCCGCTGCCCCTGCGGCGGGGGATCTGGCGCGAACGGCTCAGCCGCCAGGGTCCGTCGCCCACCTTCTTGGAGGCACGCAAGAGCTGCGAGCTGTCGAACTGGTCGGCGGAACGCGCGTTGCTCGAGCTGGTGCTCTCCACCACTACCGGCGGCGTCGCTCGCGTGGGCGTGGCCCGCGATCTGGAAAAGGCGGGCGAGGCCGAAGCTGCACGCTTCTTGCGCCGCGAGGCCGTGCGCCGGGCGGCGAGCCCGGAGGAGCTCGACGCCGTGCGCCGCGAGCTCCTCGGGGACGAGCGCTATCCCATCGCCACCTTCAAGAAGCGCTATCGCGCCGAGTCCAACGACGCCGGGCGGCTCGCCGTCGTGCGACGCTTTCTGTCGCTCGCACCGCACGATGCGGGGCTCCGACGCCGAATGCTCGCGCTGCTCGAAGCACTGGGCAAGAAGGACGAGCTCACGGCGGAGATCCGCCAAATCCGCGTGGATCCCTTTGCGGACGCGGAGCTCCTGGCCGACGCCGCCAGCATCCTGCGGCGCATCGGATCGGAGCTCGAGGCGCGCCGCACCTTCGGCGAGCTCACCGAGCGGGCTCCATCGGACCCCTGGGCTCGCGCGTTCCTCGGGGATCGCTTGCGCAACGAAGGCTGGTTCGACGACGCCGCCGCGGCCTACGCCGCCCTCGACCAGATCATGCCGGACGATCCGGGCGCTCTGGTGCGTCTGGCCCTCGCGCACGCCGGGGCGGGCCGACTCGACATCGCGCGGCGGCTGCTCTCGCGGGTGGCGCAGACCGGCGGTCGAGCCGGTAACGAAAAGCTCGCCGAGCTGTCGAGCTTGCTCTCGTCCGTGCTGCTGGCGGAGGCGCGAGGTAACCCGAAGACCAGCAAGGAGGACGCCGCACGCCTGACGGCGGCCGCCCTCGAAGTGGCGCGCCCCACCCGCGGAGTGTCGGTGCTGGTGTTCGCGCCGGCAGCGACCGTGCGCCTCAGCACGGAGGTCGTGCGGGATGCCGGCAAGGAGGGCGCGTCCACCCCGCCGGACGTCGCCGCCGAAGGCATTGGCGTCTACGCCCTGAGTTTCGATCCGTCCGGCACCGGCGCCGTTCGCCTCGAGCTGTCGCGCCCCGAAGCGCTGGCACCGACCCGCGCCACGCCGGTGCGCATCCGCGCGCTCGCCATGGACGGCAATCCCGCCACGCCGCCCACGTTGGTGAGCACCGACGTAACACTGCCCATCGACGGCAAGCCCGTGAAGGTCGGCTGGCGCGACGGCAAGCTCGTCACGCTGTGA
- a CDS encoding SUMF1/EgtB/PvdO family nonheme iron enzyme: MHPGRLLTAAGFVFVGLVACQQEPAVTNPPLEPEETAAEIQFQDSPTLAAVLDPNLVLPEVKKQEDPVCPDGMVLVDGEYCPNVEQRCLKYMDPPGRYEYFRCAEYAQPATCKGPRKHLRFCMDRDEYVKPGETLPANYQSWTMAEKTCTGLGKRVCMESEYNFACEGEEMRPYPYGFKRDPTACNADHFDVVGKDGKLRDMRVPPGTYPRCESPFGVRDLSGNLEEFVTIDGSTPERPAMKGAYWQPSRNFCRAAQTAHDRYYNGTETGFRCCSDTLR; the protein is encoded by the coding sequence GTGCACCCCGGCCGACTGCTCACCGCCGCGGGTTTCGTCTTTGTCGGCCTGGTGGCGTGCCAGCAGGAGCCGGCGGTGACGAACCCCCCCCTCGAGCCCGAGGAGACCGCCGCCGAGATCCAGTTCCAGGATTCTCCGACGCTGGCCGCCGTGCTCGATCCCAACCTGGTTCTACCTGAAGTGAAAAAGCAGGAGGACCCGGTCTGCCCAGACGGCATGGTGCTGGTCGACGGCGAGTACTGCCCCAACGTGGAGCAGCGCTGCCTGAAGTACATGGATCCGCCCGGGCGCTACGAATACTTCCGCTGCGCCGAATACGCCCAGCCAGCCACGTGCAAGGGTCCGCGCAAGCACCTGCGCTTTTGCATGGACCGTGACGAATACGTGAAGCCCGGCGAGACGCTGCCCGCCAACTACCAGAGCTGGACCATGGCCGAGAAGACCTGCACCGGCCTGGGCAAGCGGGTGTGCATGGAGAGCGAGTACAACTTCGCCTGTGAGGGCGAGGAGATGCGGCCCTATCCCTACGGCTTCAAGCGGGACCCGACGGCCTGCAACGCGGACCACTTCGACGTGGTGGGCAAGGACGGCAAGCTCCGGGACATGCGAGTGCCGCCGGGAACCTACCCGCGCTGTGAGAGCCCCTTCGGCGTGCGGGACCTGTCCGGCAACCTGGAAGAGTTCGTGACCATCGACGGCAGCACGCCGGAGCGCCCCGCAATGAAGGGGGCCTACTGGCAGCCGAGCCGCAACTTTTGCCGAGCTGC